The Actinomyces lilanjuaniae genome segment AGCTGGAGAGGGTGCTCGTTGGGGCAGGCCCGTTTCTCAGAGTAGCGCTGCTCGCGGGCGGGGTCCTCCGCCTCGGCGTCTACCCGCTCGATAATCACCAGGCCCTCGGCCAGAGCCAGGGCGGTCTCCACCGAGTCGGTCAGGCGCTGGCGGATGCCCTCACGCACCACCAGGCGGTCCACGATGACCTCAATGTCGTGCTTGAGGCGCTTGTTGAGAGCTGGCGGGGAGTCCAGGCGCTGCGTGGCCCCATCCACCCGGACCCGGTTGAAGCCGCGCCCGCGCAGCTCCTCGAACAGCTCGGTGTACTCCCCCTTGCGCCCGCGCACCACTGGGGCCAGTACCTGGAAGCGGGTGCCCTCCGGCAGGGAGCGGACCTGGTCGACGATCTGCTGAGGGGTCTGGGAGGAGATGACGGCGTCACAGACGGGGCAGTGCTGGGTGCCTGCCCGGGCGTAGAGCAGACGCAGGTAGTCGTAGACCTCGGTGACCGTGCCCACCGTGGAGCGGGGATTGCGGGAGGTGGACTTCTGGTCGATGGACACCGCCGGGCTCAGGCCCTCAATGAGCTCGACGTCAGGCTTGTCCATCTGACCCAGGAACTGGCGGGCGTAGGAGGACAGGGACTCCACGTAGCGACGCTGCCCCTCGGCGAAGATCGTGTCGAAGGCCAGGGACGACTTACCCGACCCGGACAGCCCGGTGAAGACGATCATCTGGTCCCGAGGCAGGTCGAGGTCCACGCCCCTGAGATTGTGCGCCCGGGCTCCACGGATGATGAGAGAGTCGTTCACGGGACGGCAGTCTAGGAGGGCAGACACGGTCTTCAAACACGCGTTCGAGCACGGCGTGGGAGGTCTTGGCCACGTGCCGGCGGTACCGCTGGTCTAGCCTGGTGCCATGAGCAGGATCTTCACCGTTGAGTACCACTACGTCACCGACCAGGACGAGGCCATGGGCGAGCTGCGCCCCTCCCACCGCGCCTTCAACGCCGAGCTGGCGAGCCAGGACCGGCTCCTTGCCGCAGGCCCCTACGTGGGTACCCACGAGGCCCTCATCATTGTGCGCGCCCAGGACGAGGCGGACGCGCTGGCCCTCCTGGAGGACGACCCCTTCTACCAGGCGG includes the following:
- a CDS encoding YciI family protein, with product MSRIFTVEYHYVTDQDEAMGELRPSHRAFNAELASQDRLLAAGPYVGTHEALIIVRAQDEADALALLEDDPFYQAGFIAERVARQWNPVIGVLSPTS